The following proteins come from a genomic window of Gossypium raimondii isolate GPD5lz chromosome 5, ASM2569854v1, whole genome shotgun sequence:
- the LOC105767411 gene encoding inactive protein RESTRICTED TEV MOVEMENT 2 produces the protein MALNPRPAYENLEVYTEWVHETAKDTLIAYLHGFKKEQLKVQLTSGGNLRISGEKPIGENKFSRFSKELPIPSNCDQSKIKANYKGSMLQVKFPKLIVPADEKPEKVKAVAEVPNPKPDHKPADVPEKQNNAVQEGHPKTTLEKQTGDDSNTDGVAKEAGKVSEKTPDKQEEMEDQRHASNGADHRLMEKEKNGKDQEVKSSSASEKPVDSALRAAQSGIVYKQVVEGLAKGVKDPRKVMNMVLAVLLVAVLAVYLRNAIMSLGNY, from the exons ATGGCTTTGAATCCCCGGCCTGCTTATGAAAATTTGGAGGTTTACACTGAATGGGTTCATGAAACTGCAAAGGACACTTTAATTGCATATCTTCATG GGTTTAAGAAGGAGCAGCTTAAAGTTCAACTGACCAGTGGGGGGAACTTGAGGATATCTGGAGAAAAACCAATTGGTGAGAACAAATTCAGCCGTTTCTCCAAGGAACTCCCCATCCCATCAAATTGTGACCAGAGCAAAATCAAAGCAAATTACAAGGGTAGTATGCTTCAGGTTAAGTTCCCGAAACTGATTGTTCCAGCCGATGAGAAGCCGGAAAAAGTAAAAGCGGTGGCTGAAGTTCCGAACCCGAAGCCTGATCATAAGCCTGCAGATGTGCCGGAGAAACAAAACAATGCAGTTCAAGAAGGTCATCCCAAGACCACCCTGGAAAAACAAACAGGTGATGATTCAAATACAGATGGGGTAGCCAAGGAGGCTGGCAAAGTTTCAGAGAAAACACCAGACAAACAAGAAGAAATGGAAGATCAAAGGCATGCATCTAATGGAGCTGATCACAGACTTATGGAGAAGGAGAAAAATGGTAAGGATCAGGAGGTAAAGAGTAGCTCAGCCAGTGAAAAGCCTGTTGATTCTGCCCTACGTGCTGCTCAAAGCGGGATCGTTTATAAACAAGTTGTTGAGGGTTTGGCCAAGGGGGTGAAGGATCCAAGAAAAGTTATGAACATGGTTTTGGCTGTTTTATTGGTCGCGGTGCTTGCAGTTTATCTTAGAAATGCGATCATGTCTCTTGGGAACTACTAG
- the LOC105767409 gene encoding uncharacterized protein LOC105767409 isoform X3, with protein sequence MAVETNFASLFEKLKVEDPWLPPRTWESIPSQSGPLPPLPDSQPPISSSSSVSEASLVRLALNALQGVESSLCSIEKLSAAFFSDPADRTFHQTPSLWYRSSSTHALGKILKSIGHSGFLVFLLHKFVEYFSNLNPNGNSFSLRKGWENSQAADNQNHGGHRVKDEEGPKYSLVNQAFSVAVGKVLEGYICALDTLYASVNVRRSKSTEVSTGVSSGCLTSVVYSGITLLEVYLHTKDLRTQIEALGNICNLYDLALYFLESSFEELSYKATMGFHKFFRGGDLLSYLYTQLKVADPAHHALLKFLFLRSCEPYCEFIRSWIFKAEINDPYKEFVVEYMDTLQHRSAGKDGIPIDFPVANITERDGVVVPCFLKDLLTPLVRAGQQLQVLMKLLELRKHVDTGDHTYSDFLPCWSGFAGSNPFYASSITFGKENIEALVLMRNSYYERMEEKLENLLTGLEFNCQQVISHRAEPHLFGTSGDTPNIAASLTVDDKLVINSTMKRSFSNVSLDNNDFDDSSTKDGSSHEADIFEPFESSSMSSFEEHTESEQLIEHSNNLVWPKQNYFSALSFSVSTPFGNSLQLALQNGKSDRMESSLQAGTGGHGNFIGCEPNGIYDHLSPHLESNWLCAEVESANILTSKGWPVNSARNNAFCIDGDDRDDKRSLLCDSDIKTRKCNTQFFDKFVQHFNESIAINNTSAVDTSNEGQHEKDSTSGLFQLRQFKLTCNGSLLSKNPVLTNKSFFRMMSKPGDASRIDYQQTLPYFDFSSVNDPCMVYVKRLSSEITHKFLENTSSVTNGRGNQDDKQGYGDVLLVDNSKSSYAVPPLELRNQTQDVISTTVSSSSCWESLLGSFSTPNSSGTIDMKLNTSSTFEIPLDFIIDKCLLQEILLQYNYVSKLTIKILEEGFDLQEHLLALRRYHFMELADWADLFIMSLSHHKWCVTEEDRRLSEIQGLLELSVQRSSCERDPHKDRLFIYAKGHGLLPLSTSTIGVHSFDFLGLGYRVDWPISIILTPGALKIYADIFNFLIQLKLAVFSLTDVWCSLKDVVHLICQKHHPTLHEREVGHFNKLMKLRHQVNHFVSTLQQYVQSQLSHVSWSKI encoded by the exons ATGGCGGTGGAGACGAATTTCGCATCGTTGTTTGAGAAGCTGAAAGTGGAAGATCCATGGCTCCCTCCTCGAACCTGGGAATCCATTCCTTCTCAAAGCGGCCCCCTTCCTCCTCTTCCAGACTCTCAACCTCCCATTTCCTCCTCTTCATCAGTCTCC GAGGCAAGTTTGGTGAGGTTGGCACTAAATGCACTGCAAGGCGTAGAATCATCTCTTTGTAGCATAGAAAAACTTTCTGCTGCCTTTTTTTCTGATCCTGCGGATAGGACTTTCCATCAAACACCTAGTCTTTGGTACCGGTCTTCCAGCACTCATGCTCTGGGGAAGATTCTCAAATCAATAGGCCATTCAGGTTTCCTAGTTTTCCTTCTCCATAAGTTTGtagaatatttttcaaatttgaatccCAATGGAAATTCATTTTCACTACGGAAGGGCTGGGAAAATTCTCAAGCAGCAGACAATCAAAATCATGGTGGCCACAGAGTGAAAGACGAAGAGGGCCCTAAATATAGCCTTGTTAATCAAGCATTCTCTGTAGCTGTAGGAAAGGTTTTGGAAGGGTACATTTGTGCGTTGGACACATTATATGCATCAGTAAATGTAAGGCGTTCAAAGAGTACTGAAGTCTCTACAGGTGTATCTTCAGGCTGTCTCACAAGTGTGGTTTACTCTGGAATTACGCTATTGGAGGTATACCTGCACACAAAGGATTTGAGGACCCAGATTGAAGCTCTTGGGAATATATGCAATCTGTATGATTTAGCTCTTTACTTCTTGGAATCTTCTTTTGAAGAACTAAGTTATAAGGCAACCATGGGATTTCATAAATTCTTCAGGGGAGGTGACCTGCTTAGTTACTTGTATACACAACTAAAG GTTGCGGACCCTGCTCACCATGCTTTACTCAAGTTTCTTTTTCTTCGGTCATGTGAACCTTATTGTGAGTTTATAAGGTCCTGGATTTTTAAAGCTGAGATTAATGATCCTTATAAGGAGTTTGTTGTAGAGTACATGGATACGTTACAACATCGTTCTGCTGGTAAAGATGGAATCCCTATTGACTTTCCGGTTGCAAATATTACg GAGCGGGATGGAGTTGTTGTTCCATGTTTCCTGAAGGATCTTTTGACTCCACTTGTTAGGGCTGGTCAGCAGCTTCAAGTTCTAATGAAATTGCTTGAATTGCGTAAACATGTTGATACTGGAGACCATACTTATTCTGATTTTCTTCCCTGCTGGAGTGGTTTTGCTGGCAGTAATCCGTTTTATGCTTCTTCAATCACTTTTGGCAAAGAAAATATAGAAGCATTGGTTCTCATGCGTAATAGTTACTATGAGAGGATGGAGGAGAAACTTGAAAATTTACTGACAGGGTTGGAATTCAATTGTCAACAG GTAATTTCGCATAGGGCTGAACCTCATTTATTTGGTACTAGTGGAGACACTCCAAATATTGCAGCTTCACTCACAGTGGACGACAAATTGGTTATTAATTCAACAATGAAACGAAGTTTCTCTAATGT GTCGCTTGACAATAATGATTTTGATGACTCTAGTACAAAAGATGGATCCTCTCATGAAGCTGACATCTTTGAACCATTTGAGTCTTCATCTATGAGTAGTTTTGAAGAACATACTGAGTCTGAGCAGTTGATTGAACACTCTAATAATTTAGTTTGGcctaaacaaaattatttctcTGCCCTAAGCTTTTCTGTTAGTACCCCATTTGGAAACTCATTGCAGCTAGCTTTGCAGAATGGCAAGTCTGACCGTATGGAAAGCAGTTTGCAGGCTGGAACTGGTGGGCATGGCAATTTTATAGGTTGTGAACCTAATGGGATATATGATCACTTATCTCCGCACCTCGAGTCAAACTGGTTGTGTGCAGAGGTTGAATCTGCAAATATTCTAACTTCCAAAGGTTGGCCAGTTAACAGTGCAAGGAATAATGCCTTCTGTATTGATGGCGATGACAGAGATGATAAAAGATCACTTCTATGTGATTCTGACATAAAGACGAGAAAATGTAACACGCAATTCTTTGATAAATTTGTGCAACATTTTAATGAATCAATTGCTATCAACAATACTTCAGCAGTGGACACCTCAAATGAGGGTCAACATGAAAAGGACTCTACTTCTGGGTTATTCCAATTGCGACAGTTCAAGCTTACTTGCAATGGTAGCCTTCTGAGCAAAAATCCAGTGTTGACAAACAAGAGTTTTTTCCGTATGATGAGCAAACCTGGTGATGCAAGCCGGATAGACTACCAACAAACTTTaccttattttgatttttcttcagTTAATGACCCTTGTATGGTTTATGTCAAAAGGCTATCATCTGAGATTACACATAAATTTCTTGAGAATACCAGTTCTGTGACAAATGGTAGGGGTAATCAGGATGACAAACAAGGCTATGGAGATGTTCTCTTGGTTGACAATTCAAAAAGTTCTTATGCTGTTCCACCTTTGGAGTTAAGGAATCAAACCCAGGATGTCATTTCAACAACTGTTTCTAGCAGCAGTTGTTGGGAGAGTTTGCTTGGTAGTTTTAGCACCCCTAATAGCAGTGGGACTATAGATATGAAGCTGAATACATCTTCCACGTTTGAGATACCCCTTGACTTCATAATTGACAAATGCCTACTGCAGGAAATCTTGCTTCA ATATAACTATGTCAGCAAATTAACCATCAAGATACTTGAAGAAGGTTTTGATTTGCAAGAACATTTGTTAGCGCTGCGGCGATATCATTTTATGGAACTGGCAGACTGGGCAGATTTGTTCATCATGTCCCTTTCGCATCAT AAATGGTGTGTTACAGAGGAGGACCGGAGACTCTCTGAAATTCAAGGACTTCTTGAGTTGTCCGTGCAGAGGTCATCTTGTGAAAGAGACCCTCATAAAGATaggttatttatttatgcaAAAGGGCATGGGTTGTTGCCTCTTTCAACTTCTACAATTG GTGTTCATTCCTTCGACTTTTTAGGTCTGGGCTATCGAGTGGATTGGCCTATCAGCATTATTTTGACTCCTGGTGCATTGAAAATATATGCTGATATATTCAACTTTCTGATACAACTGAAGCTTGCTGTTTTTTCACTGACTGATGTATGGTGCTCATTAAAG GATGTAGTGCACTTGATCTGTCAAAAACACCATCCTACACTACATGAACGTGAAGTGGGCCATTTTAACAAGTTAATGAAGTTGAG
- the LOC105767409 gene encoding uncharacterized protein LOC105767409 isoform X4 — protein sequence MAVETNFASLFEKLKVEDPWLPPRTWESIPSQSGPLPPLPDSQPPISSSSSVSEASLVRLALNALQGVESSLCSIEKLSAAFFSDPADRTFHQTPSLWYRSSSTHALGKILKSIGHSGFLVFLLHKFVEYFSNLNPNGNSFSLRKGWENSQAADNQNHGGHRVKDEEGPKYSLVNQAFSVAVGKVLEGYICALDTLYASVNVRRSKSTEVSTGVSSGCLTSVVYSGITLLEVYLHTKDLRTQIEALGNICNLYDLALYFLESSFEELSYKATMGFHKFFRGGDLLSYLYTQLKVADPAHHALLKFLFLRSCEPYCEFIRSWIFKAEINDPYKEFVVEYMDTLQHRSAGKDGIPIDFPVANITERDGVVVPCFLKDLLTPLVRAGQQLQVLMKLLELRKHVDTGDHTYSDFLPCWSGFAGSNPFYASSITFGKENIEALVLMRNSYYERMEEKLENLLTGLEFNCQQVISHRAEPHLFGTSGDTPNIAASLTVDDKLVINSTMKRSFSNVSLDNNDFDDSSTKDGSSHEADIFEPFESSSMSSFEEHTESEQLIEHSNNLVWPKQNYFSALSFSVSTPFGNSLQLALQNGKSDRMESSLQAGTGGHGNFIGCEPNGIYDHLSPHLESNWLCAEVESANILTSKGWPVNSARNNAFCIDGDDRDDKRSLLCDSDIKTRKCNTQFFDKFVQHFNESIAINNTSAVDTSNEGQHEKDSTSGLFQLRQFKLTCNGSLLSKNPVLTNKSFFRMMSKPGDASRIDYQQTLPYFDFSSVNDPCMVYVKRLSSEITHKFLENTSSVTNGRGNQDDKQGYGDVLLVDNSKSSYAVPPLELRNQTQDVISTTVSSSSCWESLLGSFSTPNSSGTIDMKLNTSSTFEIPLDFIIDKCLLQEILLQYNYVSKLTIKILEEGFDLQEHLLALRRYHFMELADWADLFIMSLSHHKWCVTEEDRRLSEIQGLLELSVQRSSCERDPHKDRLFIYAKGHGLLPLSTSTIGVHSFDFLGLGYRVDWPISIILTPGALKIYADIFNFLIQLKLAVFSLTDVWCSLKDVVHLICQKHHPTLHEREVGHFNKLMKLRSKI from the exons ATGGCGGTGGAGACGAATTTCGCATCGTTGTTTGAGAAGCTGAAAGTGGAAGATCCATGGCTCCCTCCTCGAACCTGGGAATCCATTCCTTCTCAAAGCGGCCCCCTTCCTCCTCTTCCAGACTCTCAACCTCCCATTTCCTCCTCTTCATCAGTCTCC GAGGCAAGTTTGGTGAGGTTGGCACTAAATGCACTGCAAGGCGTAGAATCATCTCTTTGTAGCATAGAAAAACTTTCTGCTGCCTTTTTTTCTGATCCTGCGGATAGGACTTTCCATCAAACACCTAGTCTTTGGTACCGGTCTTCCAGCACTCATGCTCTGGGGAAGATTCTCAAATCAATAGGCCATTCAGGTTTCCTAGTTTTCCTTCTCCATAAGTTTGtagaatatttttcaaatttgaatccCAATGGAAATTCATTTTCACTACGGAAGGGCTGGGAAAATTCTCAAGCAGCAGACAATCAAAATCATGGTGGCCACAGAGTGAAAGACGAAGAGGGCCCTAAATATAGCCTTGTTAATCAAGCATTCTCTGTAGCTGTAGGAAAGGTTTTGGAAGGGTACATTTGTGCGTTGGACACATTATATGCATCAGTAAATGTAAGGCGTTCAAAGAGTACTGAAGTCTCTACAGGTGTATCTTCAGGCTGTCTCACAAGTGTGGTTTACTCTGGAATTACGCTATTGGAGGTATACCTGCACACAAAGGATTTGAGGACCCAGATTGAAGCTCTTGGGAATATATGCAATCTGTATGATTTAGCTCTTTACTTCTTGGAATCTTCTTTTGAAGAACTAAGTTATAAGGCAACCATGGGATTTCATAAATTCTTCAGGGGAGGTGACCTGCTTAGTTACTTGTATACACAACTAAAG GTTGCGGACCCTGCTCACCATGCTTTACTCAAGTTTCTTTTTCTTCGGTCATGTGAACCTTATTGTGAGTTTATAAGGTCCTGGATTTTTAAAGCTGAGATTAATGATCCTTATAAGGAGTTTGTTGTAGAGTACATGGATACGTTACAACATCGTTCTGCTGGTAAAGATGGAATCCCTATTGACTTTCCGGTTGCAAATATTACg GAGCGGGATGGAGTTGTTGTTCCATGTTTCCTGAAGGATCTTTTGACTCCACTTGTTAGGGCTGGTCAGCAGCTTCAAGTTCTAATGAAATTGCTTGAATTGCGTAAACATGTTGATACTGGAGACCATACTTATTCTGATTTTCTTCCCTGCTGGAGTGGTTTTGCTGGCAGTAATCCGTTTTATGCTTCTTCAATCACTTTTGGCAAAGAAAATATAGAAGCATTGGTTCTCATGCGTAATAGTTACTATGAGAGGATGGAGGAGAAACTTGAAAATTTACTGACAGGGTTGGAATTCAATTGTCAACAG GTAATTTCGCATAGGGCTGAACCTCATTTATTTGGTACTAGTGGAGACACTCCAAATATTGCAGCTTCACTCACAGTGGACGACAAATTGGTTATTAATTCAACAATGAAACGAAGTTTCTCTAATGT GTCGCTTGACAATAATGATTTTGATGACTCTAGTACAAAAGATGGATCCTCTCATGAAGCTGACATCTTTGAACCATTTGAGTCTTCATCTATGAGTAGTTTTGAAGAACATACTGAGTCTGAGCAGTTGATTGAACACTCTAATAATTTAGTTTGGcctaaacaaaattatttctcTGCCCTAAGCTTTTCTGTTAGTACCCCATTTGGAAACTCATTGCAGCTAGCTTTGCAGAATGGCAAGTCTGACCGTATGGAAAGCAGTTTGCAGGCTGGAACTGGTGGGCATGGCAATTTTATAGGTTGTGAACCTAATGGGATATATGATCACTTATCTCCGCACCTCGAGTCAAACTGGTTGTGTGCAGAGGTTGAATCTGCAAATATTCTAACTTCCAAAGGTTGGCCAGTTAACAGTGCAAGGAATAATGCCTTCTGTATTGATGGCGATGACAGAGATGATAAAAGATCACTTCTATGTGATTCTGACATAAAGACGAGAAAATGTAACACGCAATTCTTTGATAAATTTGTGCAACATTTTAATGAATCAATTGCTATCAACAATACTTCAGCAGTGGACACCTCAAATGAGGGTCAACATGAAAAGGACTCTACTTCTGGGTTATTCCAATTGCGACAGTTCAAGCTTACTTGCAATGGTAGCCTTCTGAGCAAAAATCCAGTGTTGACAAACAAGAGTTTTTTCCGTATGATGAGCAAACCTGGTGATGCAAGCCGGATAGACTACCAACAAACTTTaccttattttgatttttcttcagTTAATGACCCTTGTATGGTTTATGTCAAAAGGCTATCATCTGAGATTACACATAAATTTCTTGAGAATACCAGTTCTGTGACAAATGGTAGGGGTAATCAGGATGACAAACAAGGCTATGGAGATGTTCTCTTGGTTGACAATTCAAAAAGTTCTTATGCTGTTCCACCTTTGGAGTTAAGGAATCAAACCCAGGATGTCATTTCAACAACTGTTTCTAGCAGCAGTTGTTGGGAGAGTTTGCTTGGTAGTTTTAGCACCCCTAATAGCAGTGGGACTATAGATATGAAGCTGAATACATCTTCCACGTTTGAGATACCCCTTGACTTCATAATTGACAAATGCCTACTGCAGGAAATCTTGCTTCA ATATAACTATGTCAGCAAATTAACCATCAAGATACTTGAAGAAGGTTTTGATTTGCAAGAACATTTGTTAGCGCTGCGGCGATATCATTTTATGGAACTGGCAGACTGGGCAGATTTGTTCATCATGTCCCTTTCGCATCAT AAATGGTGTGTTACAGAGGAGGACCGGAGACTCTCTGAAATTCAAGGACTTCTTGAGTTGTCCGTGCAGAGGTCATCTTGTGAAAGAGACCCTCATAAAGATaggttatttatttatgcaAAAGGGCATGGGTTGTTGCCTCTTTCAACTTCTACAATTG GTGTTCATTCCTTCGACTTTTTAGGTCTGGGCTATCGAGTGGATTGGCCTATCAGCATTATTTTGACTCCTGGTGCATTGAAAATATATGCTGATATATTCAACTTTCTGATACAACTGAAGCTTGCTGTTTTTTCACTGACTGATGTATGGTGCTCATTAAAG GATGTAGTGCACTTGATCTGTCAAAAACACCATCCTACACTACATGAACGTGAAGTGGGCCATTTTAACAAGTTAATGAAGTTGAG